In a single window of the Olivibacter sp. SDN3 genome:
- a CDS encoding DedA family protein — translation MEIITSVIDFILHIDKHLVEIVNDYQTWTYLILFLIIFAETGLVVTPFLPGDSLLFAAGAIIAKPETDLQIFVMCGLLIIAAILGDLVNYHIGKYVGPKAFSGKYKLLKKEYLEKTQQFYIKHGGKTIIYARFIPIVRTFAPFVAGIGTMSYSRFASYNVIGGIIWVVAFLFLGYYFGGLPVIKNNFTYVIFAIILLSVLPAVVEMFRGKKESRRQPAEE, via the coding sequence GTGGAAATAATCACCTCTGTAATAGACTTTATCTTACACATTGATAAACATCTAGTGGAAATTGTGAATGATTATCAAACGTGGACATACCTGATTTTATTTCTGATTATTTTTGCAGAAACCGGTTTAGTTGTAACGCCTTTCTTGCCTGGAGATTCTCTGTTGTTTGCCGCGGGCGCTATCATTGCAAAACCGGAGACGGATCTTCAGATTTTTGTAATGTGCGGACTGCTCATTATCGCAGCTATTTTAGGAGACCTGGTAAACTACCATATAGGTAAATATGTAGGGCCAAAAGCCTTTAGTGGAAAATACAAATTGCTGAAGAAAGAATACCTGGAAAAGACACAGCAGTTTTACATCAAACACGGAGGCAAAACAATTATCTACGCGCGCTTTATACCGATTGTACGTACGTTTGCTCCTTTTGTTGCTGGTATCGGTACAATGAGTTACAGCAGATTTGCCTCGTATAACGTTATTGGAGGAATTATCTGGGTTGTTGCATTTTTGTTTTTGGGATACTATTTCGGTGGTTTACCCGTTATAAAGAACAACTTTACTTATGTAATATTTGCTATTATATTATTATCCGTATTACCTGCGGTGGTTGAAATGTTTCGAGGGAAAAAAGAATCTCGACGGCAACCGGCCGAAGAATAA